The Paenibacillus macerans genome includes a window with the following:
- a CDS encoding type II toxin-antitoxin system prevent-host-death family antitoxin, which yields MRVSSTDMQNNFGKYLKFAEAGEEIIVTKNGKDVAKLTAFTGEDDDPFLKEEAARYESGDWVTYEEFLELTETSEQLFELIDGAVYNLASPSYKHQHAVNELHGTFYLWFKGKPCTPLTSPFDITLKKSKTNICVVQPDLVVICGKDQINQRGKYMGTPELAVEVLSPSTRSKDLIRKLDLYRKCGVKEYWIVDPMKEQVTVFTLTDGEIADVAYYSKSGDPYALSQLYEGLRVSMQDLFA from the coding sequence ATGCGCGTTTCTTCCACCGATATGCAGAACAATTTCGGGAAGTATTTAAAGTTTGCGGAGGCGGGTGAGGAAATCATCGTGACGAAGAACGGCAAGGATGTGGCCAAATTGACGGCGTTTACCGGGGAGGATGACGACCCCTTCCTTAAGGAGGAAGCGGCCAGATACGAAAGCGGCGATTGGGTGACCTATGAGGAGTTCCTCGAGCTGACCGAGACATCGGAACAGCTCTTTGAGCTCATCGACGGCGCCGTGTACAACCTTGCCTCTCCTTCGTACAAGCACCAACACGCGGTGAATGAACTGCATGGTACGTTTTATCTTTGGTTTAAAGGAAAACCTTGTACACCGCTGACATCCCCTTTTGACATTACGCTGAAAAAGTCAAAAACGAATATTTGCGTCGTACAGCCGGATCTGGTCGTCATTTGCGGCAAAGATCAAATCAACCAACGCGGCAAATATATGGGCACGCCGGAACTGGCCGTCGAGGTGCTGTCTCCTTCCACGCGAAGCAAAGACTTGATCCGGAAGCTCGACTTATACCGGAAATGCGGCGTGAAGGAATACTGGATCGTCGATCCGATGAAGGAGCAAGTGACGGTGTTCACTCTGACTGACGGCGAAATCGCGGATGTAGCCTATTATTCGAAATCCGGCGACCCGTACGCGCTCTCGCAGCTTTACGAGGGCTTGCGCGTATCGATGCAGGATCTGTTCGCGTAG
- the sstT gene encoding serine/threonine transporter SstT — MKTIVLKWNQMSLVKRIFLGIIVGIVLALSVPKAAGIAIFGTLFVSALKAVAPVLVLLLVMAAIANHKKGSQTNMKSILVLYGISTFLAGLIAVVVSFIFPVSLSLATGSGDLTPPGSIVEVLKDLLFKVVDNPVNALINANYIGILAWAVLLGVALKGAGDPTKNLLTQFSDAVSQIVRWVIQLAPFGIMGLVFDTITANGISSLLDYGKLLLVLIGCMLFMALVVNPLIVYLNIRRNPYPLVISCLKESGITAFFTRSSAANIPVNMRLCEKLGLDKNTYSVSIPLGATINMAGAAVTISVLTLAAVHTLGIQVDFGTALILSVLSAMSAAGASGVAGGSLLLVPLACSLFGISNDIAMQVVGVGFIIGVLQDSFETALNSSSDVLFTATAEYAKKRKEGMKTMETYLDKKAGA; from the coding sequence ATGAAAACAATAGTGCTTAAGTGGAATCAAATGAGTCTCGTAAAACGAATATTTCTGGGAATTATCGTTGGGATTGTATTGGCCCTGTCCGTTCCCAAGGCAGCGGGGATTGCTATTTTCGGCACGTTATTCGTATCCGCCTTAAAGGCAGTGGCTCCCGTATTGGTTTTGCTCTTGGTCATGGCCGCCATTGCGAACCATAAGAAGGGCAGCCAAACGAACATGAAATCGATCCTCGTCCTTTATGGAATAAGCACTTTTTTGGCAGGATTGATTGCGGTTGTGGTAAGTTTCATTTTTCCGGTAAGCTTGTCGCTTGCTACGGGCAGCGGGGACCTGACTCCGCCCGGCAGCATTGTCGAAGTGCTAAAGGACTTACTGTTCAAAGTGGTGGACAACCCGGTCAACGCCCTGATCAACGCTAACTATATTGGCATCCTGGCATGGGCGGTCCTGCTTGGCGTGGCGCTAAAAGGCGCCGGCGATCCTACGAAAAACCTGCTCACCCAATTTTCGGACGCCGTATCGCAAATCGTCAGATGGGTCATTCAATTGGCGCCGTTCGGGATCATGGGACTTGTGTTTGACACTATCACCGCAAACGGTATTTCGTCCTTGCTCGATTACGGGAAGCTGCTTCTCGTACTGATTGGATGCATGTTGTTTATGGCGCTTGTGGTGAATCCGCTGATCGTGTATCTGAACATCCGCAGAAATCCGTACCCCCTCGTGATTAGCTGCTTGAAGGAAAGCGGGATAACGGCATTCTTCACGAGAAGTTCCGCGGCCAACATTCCGGTCAATATGCGCTTATGCGAAAAACTAGGGCTGGATAAAAACACGTATTCGGTATCCATTCCATTGGGAGCGACGATTAATATGGCGGGGGCGGCGGTGACGATCTCCGTCTTAACGCTCGCGGCTGTTCACACGTTGGGCATTCAAGTGGATTTTGGCACGGCGCTTATTCTCAGCGTACTGTCGGCAATGTCTGCCGCAGGCGCCTCCGGCGTGGCCGGCGGTTCGCTGCTCCTCGTACCTTTGGCCTGCAGCTTGTTTGGTATTTCGAACGATATTGCGATGCAGGTCGTTGGTGTAGGCTTCATCATCGGCGTATTGCAGGACTCTTTCGAAACGGCGCTGAATTCATCTTCCGATGTGCTGTTCACCGCGACGGCGGAATATGCCAAAAAACGCAAAGAGGGCATGAAAACGATGGAAACATATCTGGACAAAAAAGCAGGAGCCTAG
- a CDS encoding NAD(P)/FAD-dependent oxidoreductase, with protein sequence MKKFIVIGAGILGASTAYQLAKRGAEVIIVDRKDPGQATAAAAGIICPWISQRRNQAWYRLAKEGARFYPSLIAELEQGGETETGYARVGALRLHKEIEKLVQLEKLAVKRRQDAPEIGEITLLNPGEVKRLFPPLADDYAALHISGAARVDGRALRDALLRAAIGFGATLLNGDAAIRFAGSTATGVQVEDQTIESDAVLVCAGAWANPLLKPLGVDFKATYQKAQIVHLALPDADTGHWPVVMPPGDQYILAFGGQRIVIGATHENDPQGFDTRVTAGGLQEVLNKGLQHAPGLAEGGFVEARVGFRPFTPGFLPVIGALPGWTGIYVANGLGASGLTMGPYIGFQLAKLVLGLDIDIDLANYMVEDALGR encoded by the coding sequence ATGAAAAAGTTTATTGTCATCGGCGCGGGAATTTTAGGCGCTTCAACGGCCTATCAATTGGCTAAAAGGGGAGCGGAAGTGATCATTGTCGACCGGAAAGACCCGGGACAAGCGACCGCTGCCGCTGCCGGAATCATTTGCCCCTGGATATCGCAGCGGCGCAACCAAGCCTGGTATCGGCTAGCCAAGGAGGGCGCGCGGTTTTACCCCTCTTTGATCGCAGAGCTGGAACAGGGCGGGGAGACCGAAACCGGTTATGCCCGGGTGGGGGCGCTTCGTTTACATAAGGAGATTGAAAAGCTTGTCCAACTGGAAAAGCTGGCTGTCAAACGCCGGCAGGATGCCCCGGAAATCGGCGAAATCACGCTGCTGAATCCCGGTGAAGTGAAGCGGTTGTTTCCTCCGCTGGCGGACGACTATGCCGCTCTGCATATTAGCGGGGCCGCCCGGGTCGACGGACGCGCTCTGCGGGATGCGCTGCTGCGCGCCGCGATCGGATTTGGCGCCACGCTGCTGAACGGAGACGCCGCGATCCGATTCGCCGGTTCAACCGCTACCGGGGTCCAAGTTGAGGATCAAACGATCGAATCCGACGCGGTTCTGGTCTGTGCAGGAGCATGGGCCAATCCGCTGCTGAAACCGTTAGGCGTAGATTTTAAAGCGACCTATCAGAAAGCGCAGATCGTTCATTTGGCATTGCCGGATGCGGACACGGGGCATTGGCCCGTCGTTATGCCGCCCGGCGATCAGTATATATTGGCCTTCGGCGGCCAACGGATTGTGATCGGGGCCACCCATGAGAACGATCCGCAAGGCTTCGACACGCGCGTCACGGCGGGCGGTCTGCAGGAGGTCTTGAATAAAGGGCTACAGCATGCTCCCGGGCTCGCGGAAGGCGGCTTTGTGGAGGCGAGGGTCGGTTTTCGTCCGTTCACTCCAGGCTTTCTCCCCGTGATCGGCGCTTTGCCCGGTTGGACAGGCATTTACGTGGCCAATGGCTTGGGAGCATCGGGACTAACGATGGGTCCGTATATCGGGTTTCAACTGGCCAAGCTGGTTCTTGGATTGGATATCGATATCGACTTGGCGAATTACATGGTAGAAGATGCCTTAGGCCGATAA